The Sporichthya brevicatena genome has a window encoding:
- a CDS encoding FlgD immunoglobulin-like domain containing protein: MTRARRVSGVAALAALAVLAPQPAGWATGRPETGERVTTPGAAAPLAALEKALESPDVTTQDVEEPEVELPPTTVPAFVEPVGGSSLRGDIRVRVSSTAPAVQFFLNGAAYGARVPVVDGHATTTWRSWGYQGSQTFGAADCTTSGLCATDSAGTAITVTPSVPKLTAPTGLNSGPITMTASAPGGTVKFLIDGKVRGLDATAPYSIVVNDSLNDGSHTAEAIICAAGGAPCSTVDRTKATFSTKSLHPKLSSKKPLAISPNGDGLADQATVTLKLESKQKASWSLVRSNGSTAAGPFSLGTLKAGRHQIVLPEKPRSRKLPDGVFSFVVRTSAPAGAVTLVGTASTPIRIDTTRPKLTGSTGGGTTFYPVKDGYRDTFTPGGIASEKAKLTLEIASTKKTVLRSIAKQVAGGTYSFSWDGRDKSRKPVAPGAYVYRVTAVDPLGNVSISGWKRVTVSNQKLVTKTKTITMDGIDASQYGGSDPYCGWGTTSQSYSAGLLLMNACDPYYFDLTAGFWRFQLPSAISYDRLSLSVSGDSVWVPTPLSGGFENPTTGEWHILDGSTVWAKGLRTHQLGSVPAKNFVSGRTVEAAVSISNTLGGGPWDFDVRDVRLTVAYRVLN; encoded by the coding sequence ATGACCAGAGCACGACGAGTTTCGGGTGTGGCGGCGCTGGCCGCCCTGGCGGTGCTGGCACCGCAACCGGCCGGCTGGGCCACCGGACGCCCGGAGACCGGGGAACGCGTGACGACGCCCGGGGCGGCCGCACCGCTCGCCGCCCTGGAGAAGGCGCTCGAGTCACCGGACGTCACCACGCAGGATGTGGAGGAACCGGAGGTCGAGCTCCCACCCACCACGGTTCCGGCCTTCGTGGAGCCCGTCGGCGGGTCGAGTCTGCGCGGGGACATCCGGGTCCGTGTCTCCTCCACCGCGCCCGCGGTGCAGTTCTTCCTCAACGGCGCGGCGTACGGGGCGAGGGTCCCGGTCGTCGACGGCCACGCAACGACGACCTGGCGCTCCTGGGGGTACCAGGGGTCGCAGACGTTCGGCGCCGCGGACTGCACCACGTCGGGTCTCTGCGCGACGGACTCGGCCGGCACGGCAATCACGGTGACTCCGAGCGTCCCGAAGCTGACCGCCCCGACCGGGCTGAACTCCGGGCCGATCACCATGACGGCGTCCGCGCCCGGCGGCACCGTCAAGTTCCTGATCGACGGCAAGGTTCGCGGCCTGGACGCCACGGCGCCGTACTCGATCGTGGTCAACGACTCCCTGAACGACGGGTCGCACACCGCAGAGGCGATCATCTGCGCCGCCGGCGGTGCCCCGTGCAGCACGGTCGACCGCACCAAGGCGACCTTCTCCACCAAGTCACTGCACCCGAAGCTCTCGTCCAAGAAGCCGCTCGCGATCAGCCCCAACGGCGACGGGTTGGCCGATCAGGCGACCGTGACGTTGAAGCTGGAGTCGAAGCAGAAGGCGAGCTGGAGCCTGGTGCGGAGCAACGGCTCCACCGCCGCCGGGCCCTTCTCGCTGGGCACGCTCAAGGCCGGGCGGCACCAGATCGTTCTGCCCGAGAAACCCCGATCCCGCAAGCTGCCCGACGGAGTGTTCTCGTTCGTGGTGCGGACGTCCGCACCGGCCGGCGCCGTCACGCTGGTCGGGACCGCGAGCACCCCGATCCGGATCGACACCACTCGACCGAAACTGACCGGGTCGACCGGCGGCGGGACGACGTTCTACCCCGTCAAGGACGGCTACCGCGACACCTTCACCCCGGGCGGGATCGCGTCGGAGAAGGCCAAGCTGACCCTGGAAATCGCTTCCACCAAGAAGACCGTTCTTCGGAGCATCGCCAAGCAGGTCGCCGGCGGCACGTACTCGTTCTCCTGGGACGGCCGCGACAAGAGCCGCAAGCCCGTCGCTCCCGGGGCGTACGTCTACCGGGTCACCGCGGTGGACCCACTCGGCAACGTGTCCATCTCTGGCTGGAAGCGCGTCACCGTCTCGAACCAGAAGCTGGTCACCAAGACCAAGACGATCACGATGGACGGCATCGACGCCTCCCAGTACGGCGGCAGCGACCCCTACTGCGGCTGGGGAACCACGTCCCAGTCCTACTCCGCCGGCCTCCTGCTGATGAACGCGTGCGACCCGTACTACTTCGACCTGACTGCCGGCTTCTGGCGTTTCCAGCTCCCGAGCGCGATCTCCTACGACCGCCTCTCGCTCTCGGTGAGCGGTGACTCCGTGTGGGTTCCCACTCCCCTGAGCGGCGGCTTCGAGAACCCCACGACCGGCGAGTGGCACATCCTCGACGGCTCGACGGTCTGGGCGAAGGGCCTGCGGACCCACCAGCTCGGATCGGTGCCGGCGAAGAACTTCGTCTCCGGACGAACGGTGGAGGCTGCGGTGTCCATCTCGAACACCCTCGGAGGCGGTCCGTGGGACTTCGACGTCCGGGACGTCCGGCTCACCGTCGCCTACCGCGTGCTGAACTGA